CAGGAACTCATCCTGAATTAAACGTTGCTGAAATATGCGAAGTTAAAAATCATCCATTTTATTTAGGTGTACAATACCATCCTGAATTTACAACTCAAGTACTTAGATCAAACCCTTTGTTTGACACATTTTTAGCAAAAACCTGAGAAAATAAGCAAAACAAATAAATATTAACTAAGCTCACTTACTAGTGTGCTTTTGTTTTTATGTGTAAAAAATACAAATAATCAATTTAGTACTTTAATACTATAAAACAGCCATATCAGTAAATATTAGTATTTTTATAAAGCACAAGCAAACAGAATTTAAATCGCCATAAAATGAATTTTTTATATAATACATAAACTTATTATAAGTTTATAAATTAGTTTTATTATAATAATCAAACTTATATTTATTCTAGGAGCAATATGTCAGAGATAGATTACAAAGAAACGCTAAACATGCCTAAAACTGATTTTGAAATGCGTGCAAATCTTACTACTAAGGAGCCTTTATTTAGAGAAAAGTGAGAAAAAGACAATTTGTATGCTAGGGTTTTAGAAAAAAACAAAAATAATACTCCATTTGTGCTTCATGATGGCCCTCCATATGCAAATGGTAGCATTCACATTGGTCATGCGTTGAATAAGATTTTAAAAGACATTATTGTTCGTTATAAATCAATGTGTGGTTTTTATTCTCCATATGTTCCTGGTTGAGACACACATGGCTTGCCGATTGAATTAAAAATGCTTACTGATGCCAAAATTAATTACAAAGTTATTTCACCTATTGAATTAAGAAAAAGAGCGTCAGAATATGCTGATATTCAAATTGAAAACCAAATATCACAGTTTAAAAGCTTGCAATTATTAACTGACTTTAAGAAAATTTATAAAACTAAAGAACCTAAATTTGAAGCTGCTCAGTTAAAATTATTCAAAAAAATGGTTTTAGATGGCTTAGTTTATAAAGGTCTTAAACCAGTTTATTGATCACCATCAAGCCAAACTGCTTTAGCTGAAGCTGAAGTTGAATACCATGATGTTGATAGTCCTTCAATTTATGTTGCTTTAGAAATAATTGACCAAAATGGCTCTCAAAAAGTCAAAAACGGCGATAAGTTAGTTATTTGAACCACAACTCCATGAACTTTATTAGCTAATGCAGCAGTTGCAATTGGTGAGAATTTTGTTTATTGTAGAGTTGAGCACAATAACCAAGGATATATTGTTGCTAAAGAATTAGCTAATAAATTTATTGAAATAAGCAAACTTGATAATGCACAAATTAGTGTTGATTTTAACGCTAATGAATTAATAGGCATTAAGTACAAAAGTGTGTTAAATGATTTAGTTTGTCCTGTTGTTATTGGACATCATGTTAGCCTTGAAAGTGGAACTGGATTAGTTCACATTGCGCCTTTATTTGGTGAAGATGACTTTCAAATAGGAACAGCTAATTCATTAGAAATGATAATGCATGTTGAAGATGATGGTGTACTTAATGATGCAGCCGGTAAATATAAAGGCATATTTTATGAAAAAGCTAATGCACAAATTTTTGACAAATTAACTAGTAAATCAGCCTTATTAGCCAAAGGAACAATCAGACACTCATATCCACATGACTGAAGAACTCACAAACCCATTTTATTCCGTGGCACTCCACAGTGATTTGTTTCAATTGATAAAATTAGACAACAATTACTTAATGAATTAGAAAGCATAAACACTTATCCTGAATGAGCTAAAAAACGTTTAGTTAACATGATAAGTGAGAGAAAAGATTGAACAATCAGCCGTCAGAGAACATGAGGTGTACCTATTATAATTTTTTATGATAAAGATGGTAAACCAGTTATTAATTCAGCCATATTTGACTATGTTATAGACTTAGTGGAAAAATATGGCACTGACATATGATGAGAAAAAGAGGCTGATGAATTATTACCTGAAGAGTTTAGAAGCAATGGTTATACTAAAGAAATGGACATTATGGACGTTTGATTCGATTCAGGCACTACTTCACTTGCAGTTGAAATTGATGAAAAACTAAAGCCCCCATATGATTTATATTTAGAAGGCAGTGACCAGTATCGCGGTTGATTCAATTCATCATTAATAAATTCAGTTGCTTATACACACAAAAGCCCATATAAACAAATTGTTAGTCACGGCTTTGTTTTAGATTCAAAAGGCGAAAAAATGTCTAAATCTAAAGGCAATGTTGTTGATCCACTTAAAGTTATTAAAAAATATGGTGCTGACATTTTAAGATTATGAGTTGCTAATGCTGAATATACAAATGATGTTAATATAAGCGATGAAATAATTAACCAAAACAGTGAAATTTACCGTAAGATTAGAAACACAATTAAGTTCTTATTAGGCAACCTAAATGGCTATGAATATGATGAATCGGTCAAAAGAACTGGTGTGCATCAATATATATATAATGAGTTAGAATCAATTAAAGAAAAAGTATATAAAGCTTATGATGAATATAATTTTTCTAGTGTTATAAAAACAATAAATAAATATGTTGTTGAGTTATCAAGCTTTTATTTAAACATAACCAAAGACATTTTATATGTGCATGAATTTGATTCGAATGAAAGAATGATGACACTAGCAAACTTTTATGATATAACTAACTTTTTAATTAAAGCGATTGCCCCTATTATTCCAACTACTGCCGAAGATGCTTATATGCACTTTTATAAAAAAAATAAATTAGAAAGCATTCACTTAGAGAATTTTGATATAGTTAAGCCATATGATTCTAATGTTTTAAAAGAGTGAGAAGAGTTCTTTAGTCTTAAAGACGAAGTTAACTTGCTATTAGAAAATGCTATTAAAAGTGGCTTAATTAAAAGAACTAACGAAGCTAAAGTGACAATTAAAAATCCTAGTGAAGTAATTAAAGGATATGATCTTAAGCAGTTATTAATGGTAGGCGCAATTGAATTTGGCAATGTATCAAAAGTAGAATCATTTATGTCTGAAAAATGTAATAGATGTTGGAACCATTTTTCACCTGCTCAAATTAAAGACAATTTATGCCCATTATGCTATAAAATAGTGCAAAAAGTAAACGGAAAGTAATATGAGACACAAAAAGGAAAATAAAGAAAATTTTGTCGAAAGAATGAAAAATCACTTTAAGTATTGGCAAGTATATATCAAGACAAATTATTTGACAATATTACTCAAATATGCCATATTTATAGTGACCTTCGCAATTTTACTAACCATTGATCAAGTAACTAAAGAAATCTATTTTTATTCAATTCCTGATCCTAGTTCTTCTTCTGGTTTTCAAGGAGACAGATCAATAGTATTTGACTATGGAATAATTGGCTTTAGGTCAGTTGCCCATCATGGCGTTACTATTTTTTCAAGATTTGGTCAGTTATCAACAGCTGCATTTAATTTTATTCACTTTACTAGCATACTTTTATTCCTTTTCTTGCTAACAGTGCCGCTTTTTGTAAAGTCAAATCTAATGATTATTCTATGCGCAACAGTTGCAGCTGGTGATATTGGTAATTTCATTGATAGAATGAGATTTAATAACACAGTTAAAGACATTATATTTTCTCCATTTATCGAAAAGTGAACAAACAGAGAACTAGGTACATTCAATTTTGCTGATACATACATTGTTGGTGCAGCAATCTTGATGGCTATTGTTATGTTAGTTAAAACTTTTTTATTGCCAAATAAAGAAGACTTATATGAAGAAAATATGATTAGCGAACTATTGGTTGATCCAGTTGTCTTAGAGCAAGCTAATGCCGCTAATCAAGCAAGCAATGCACAACAAAATAAGGCTTAGGCCTTTTTTATTTTGCTTTTGTTATAAATTTAGCCAACTTTACAAAAAGTGCTATAAATAGCCCAAAATCAGCCTAAAATATGAATAATTCCACATTCGAATACTTAATTTTGCATTAGTTTTAAAATATATATTTAGATAATTAGTTACTAATTATTTCATTTTCTTATAATGAGGTTTTAAATGAAAGCAAAAAAATTACTATGAGGAATAGCACCATTAGCCGCCTTAGCACCACTAGCTGCTGTTTCTTGTGGAGATAAAAACGAAAATAACGGAAAAAGTATAATTTTTCAAATAGCGCATAGTAAGGATTGACCACTTGCTGGTGCGCTAACACCTTTTGTTGACTATTACAACAAAACATTTAGCAAAGACAAAGACTTTATTCCTGTTAAGATGTCATACAAGGAAGATCATAACATAAAGTCTGAATTTGGTCTTGTTAAAAAAGCAAAGGAAAACATTGAATCAGGCAATCTAAAAGAAGTGCCAAATATTATTTTAGGTTCTCAATCAGGCGCTTTCTTAGTTAACCAATACAAAAGATTAATGGATCTTAGTGATGTTGGAGTTAAAAAAGAAATTTTTAATCAAAGCATAGCTGAGTTACACACAATTTTATCTGGTCAAACAGACAAAAACAAGGTTTACAACATACCTTTTGATAATGCTGATACAGATGCTTTAGCATTTAATCTTGATGTTCTTAACTTTATGCTTGAATTAATAGAAAAAGGTAAAGGAACTATTGATTGAAATGCTGATATTCCAAAAAGAGCTAAGGATGCTGCTGTTAAAGGTGTTGGAAATGACTTACCAGAAAATAGTATTTGAAGAGCATTGAAACTAGCAAAAGATGATTCTTTCAAAGACTTTAAAGTTGACGAAAACACCTTTAAATCAATGGATAAAATAAGAGAGCTAGCTGTTAAATTCCAAGAAGGAACCAAGCTAGATGAAGGTAAAGTTAATGCTGACACAATCACTGGTGAAGTTTTATCAATTGATTATCATAAACAATCATTTTTTAAAGAGTTTAATTCTAGAATTGGTAAAGATGATGTTATTTGAAAACTAGTTTTAACTGGTGATCCAAAAAAACCAACCCGTGTTGAATATAACTTGCCAAATAATGAAAGTTATGTAAGTCATTTTAAAGATCTATATAAAACATATACTGAATCAGTAAAAAGACATGAAAAGAAAGTTGGCGCCAACAATAAAGTATTTTCATCAATTAAGTATGTGAATCATTCGAATGAATGAGGTTCATGAAATGTTCGTGAATTCAAGAGTGCTATTAGTATCCTAGCTAGCGTCGGTACAAATCAAAGAATGATTTCGAAAATATCTAAAAAACTATTTTCAAAAACAAAAGACGGCAAACCTATTCCTGGATTTGAAAAAAATAATGCTAAATTTGAAGACGTATACTTATTGCCACAACTTACATTAATGTCTGAAGGCAAAGACAGAATATTTGCTGAAGGTGGTTCAAGTATTTTAGCTGTTGATACATCTGAAAATCATGATACTTCTAATGCTGTAAATAAGGCAACTAAGAAATTCTTAGCTTGATTATACACAGGCAAAAATCAATACTATGGTCATGAAGAAGAGAACTGAAAAACATTTGCTAAATTATCAGGGTACATTATTCCACTTAGTGGCGTAATTAATGACAATAATGAAAAGATTATGAAAGATGAAATTAAAAAATTACTTAAAGAAGTAAGAGAAGTTGAAAAGAAAGCTAATGCAACTGAAAAAGAAAAAACAGAAGCTGAAGATAAATTCTTTATTCTAAACAACCTAAGAAGTGCACTAGTTTCACTTCAGTCAATTTTAAATCTTGAAAAAAATAAGACAACAGTTCTTACTAAGCCATCAGTAACAGACAATGCAACTAGCCAATTTGCTGGCGCATTAGATAGTGCATTATATTTATCATCTGCTCATGATGGACAAGAAATTAAAAAAGCTGATGAGTTGCTAGATCAATTCAAAGTTTATATTAATCAAGAACAAAAATAAAGACTAAATAAGCTACCAAAAATAAACAAAAAAGTAAGCAAAACAAATGTTTAAACTGCTTACTTTTTTTATGCAATCATATATAATAAAAATGCATTTTTTAAAGATGCTAAATAAAAAAATATTTTTCTTACCATAAATATTTTTTTGTTATATAATAATAAGGCTTTATGTAAAAAAAGTAGTTTGCCGATTTAGCTCAGCGGTAGAGCAGCTGGCTGTTAACCAGTTGGTCACAAGTTCAATCCTTGTAATCGGCGCCATTTATGGTCTGTTGGTGAAGCGGTTAACACACATGGTTTTCATCCATGCATGCACGGGTTCGATCCCCGTACAGACTACCATTTTGGAGAATTAGCTCAGTTGGGAGAGCATCGCCCTTACAAGGCGCAGGTCGTGGGTTCGAGCCCCTCATTCTCCACCATGCCGCCTTAGCTCAGTTGGTAGAGCAACTGACTTGTAATCAGTAGGTCGTAGGTTCGAGTCCTATAGGCGGCACCAAAATTTGAGCGCGAGTGGTGAAATTGGCAGACACGATAGATTTAGGCTCTATTGCTTAACGGCATGAGGGTTCGAGTCCCTCCCCGCGCACCAAAATTCTCTTTAAACTCTACAAAGAGTTTTTTTTACTCCTTTTATTTGTTCGTTATTTGTTTTATATTCGTTTAGACAATAACACACGTTTCTCCTTTCTTTAGATTTCTAAGCATTGTGCATTTTTTCCATTTTACCTTTCTTATGTTTTTTTGTCCAGTGTTTCTTAGTGTGTTATTGATTCTTGTATAACAAAATATCTTGTATATTTTTGCATTATTTTAATTCGAATTTTTTTATTTTTATTCTATTAATGATCATAAATGGGAAAAGGGACGCCTTTTTCCCATTTTTTTCCTTTTTTAAATTATTCATAATGTTTTTAAACATACTGAATTGGAGGTGAAAATGATTTTATATAGAATAGGTGAAATTATCCATAAACATAACTCAAACATAATATTTGAAAGTCAAGGAATAGGATATTCATTAATACTTCCTGATCCTGAGCGAGTTGAAATAAAGCAAAAATGTAAATTATATTTATTTGAAATCAAAAACGAATATCAATATGCTACTTATGCATTTAAAGATTTCAAAGAAAGACTGCTTTTTGTAGATTTAATCTCTCTTAATGGCATTGGGCCAAGAGCAGCTTTTAATATATTAAACTTTGGCTTCGAAAAAGTTGTGGCATTAATTGCTGAAGGAAATGCAGAAGCACTAATTGAAATTCCATATCTTAATCCAAGAATGGCAAGACTGATTGTGGCTGAATTACAGGCAAAATGGTCAAAAATGATTAGTCCAAAAGATGCAGCAAAAATTAATGAAACAACTAATACTTTATCTGAAGTAAAAGAAACTCTTAAGATGGTAGGCTTTAAAACAAAACAAATTGATGGCGCACTTTCTAAAATTTCATCAACTGATGATGTTGAAAAAATGATTGAAGAAGCAATAAAATTAATGTCTACTCAAAACTATGAATCAGCTACTGCTTAGGCCAACTAGTTTTAAAGAATTTATAGGTCAAAAGAAATTAATTATAACTTTAAAGGCAATGATAGATGGTTCATTGCACAGAAATGAGGTCTTAGATCATATTCTTTTTTATGGTCCACCTGGAACCGGTAAAACTACTTTAGCATCTTTAATAGGCAATGAATTGAATAAAAGGGTTCACTACTTGCAAGGAGCATTATTAGAAAAAAAGTCTGATGTACTAAGCGTTTTTGCTAATGTTAATGAAAATGATATAGTTTTTATTGATGAAATTCATAGCATTAATAGAGCAGTTGAAGAAATTATTTATAATGCAATGGAAGATTTCAAAATTGACTTGATTATAGGCCCAGAGGGAAATTCTAAAGTTATGAGAATGAACCTTAAACCTTTTACTTTAGTAGGTGCAACAACTAAATTGAATTTACTTAGTCAGCCTTTTAAAGACAGATTCGGGCTGCTTGCCAGACTAAGTCAGTATAGTAATGAAGAGATAGTTAAAATACTACAAAACAGCAAGAAAAAGCTAAAAGTTGAAACTGATAGTGATGTACTAATGCTCTTAGCAAAATATTCTAGAAACACTCCTAGAATTGCTAATCACTTACTAAAAAGAGCATATGATTTCTCACTTAAAAATAACCAAAGTATTATTGATGCTAAAACAACATATTTAACATTTAAGCATTTGGAATTGTTTGATTTAGGGCTTAATAAAGAACATATAGAATATCTTTCATTGCTTAGCAATTCTTTTTATGATAAGTTTGTTTCAATAGACGCAATTTCAGGAATTTTGAATATGAGCAAGGAAAACTTAATTAATGATATTGAACCTTATTTACTATATTTGCAGCTTATAGAAAAGTCGCCAAGAGGTAGAAGAATAACAACAAAAGGAGTGGATTATTTAATAAGAAATAATCTTAATATTTATACTTAATAGAAAAAATACTAATAATATATAATATTAACTATTATGTCAAACTTTATAACTAACATTAAGACTTTTTTTAAGAAACTATTTAGCCCTAATAATTGAAAAAGATGACTACTGTTATCAATTTCAATTATTGGCATAATTTGTGCTATTGTTTGCGGCGCATTCTTTGCCATTTTTAAACAAACTAACCGTTCAATTGAATATGGTGAAGGAATTAGATACCAAGTTGAGGCTAGAGTTAAAAGTGATAATGGTGATTTACCTGCTTCAGCCAAAGTTTTAAATGATATTGGTCAGTCACTAAAATATCGTTTCTCTAGTACAAATGATTCATCAACTAATGTGGCTGTTATAGGTAACGGAATTATTCAAGTTACCCGTAATAAACCACTTAGCGATTCAGAAAAACAAGCTGAGTTTGAAAGCTCAATTATTAAAAAAAGTAGTTTAGTTGTAACTGACATAAACATGAATCCACTATTTATAAATGGTAGATTTGCTGATCCTAAAACTATTGATAAAGATAAGCTAAAAATTGATTATAGTGAAATTGAAAAATATGCTGTGCCTCTTAAAACCGATAGTGCTACAGTTAGATTTAACCCAATTGCTTCAAGATACCAAGTTTTAGCAGAATTAGAAGATAATCAAGCTATTTTAGAGTGACAAAAAGCAACTGAATATATTTCTAAGCAACCTGAAAGAATTATGTTCATGTGAACAAACTTAGATGAGTTGTACAGATTTGCTAATACACCACTTTTTAAAAAGGACTGAGAAGCAGCACAAGGAAACGCAGCAAACTTTACATTTGTTGGCAATAGACCTTGAGACCCACAGTTAAGAAAACTTAACACAATTAAGAAAAGCCAATTTGATGGATCTAAATATTTAGTTAATATAACTGAAATTGACAGACCATTAAATGATAAGAATTTTGTTATATCTACTACAGATTCTAAAAAATCGACTTCTGATGCTTTAGCATCATCGATAAACTTTGGTTCTAATAAAAACTTAAACTTAAGAATTTTTGGCGAACCTGTTTTATTTAGCAAAGAAAAAAGTGAATTCAAGTTCAACTACATATGAATTGCTCTTGCTGTTGCATTTTCATTAGTTTCATTAATGCTAATGGTAAATTATGGCCTATTAGGCTCATTAAGTGTTATTTCAATGGCACTATACATATTCTTAACATTACTAATGTTCACAGTTCTAAGAGGTGAATACTCGCCATCTAGTTTCGCAGGTCTTTTTGCATCATTAATAATTAATTTAATACCAATCTTTACATCATTTAATAAATTTCAGTCCGAGATTTACAAAGGCGAGTCTAAAGTCAAAAAAGCCTATAAAACAGCACTTAACGCTAATTTCATTTCTTCATTAGATATGTATATTGGCACATTAATACTATCAATAATCTTCTTCTTTTTAGGTACACCAAATGCACAAGGCTTTTCTATTATGATTACCTTTGGCTCAATTTTTGGAATTATTGTCATATTAATTATTAATAGATACCTGACCTTTTTAGCAGTTAATACAGATGTTTTTGATAAAAAAGTTAGTCTGCTTGGCATAATAGCTAAAAAAATTGGCAAGTTTAATACTGAAGCTAAATACAAAAAAATTAACTATGTAAACAAGTCAAAATTAACTGTTATTGCACCTGTATTACTCATTTTTGGAGCTATTATTACACTTGCAACACTTGGTGCAATTAATAAAGATGTATGATCTGCATTTAATTTAACAGGATTATTTGCTGAAGCATCTAGAGTTAATATAAATATTGAATTTAACAAATTTGGAATTATTTTAGGCTTATCAGTAATAGCTATAATTATTTATTCATTGATTAGATTCAAATGAACATATTCTATTGCTATAGTTATAACCTTAATCCAAAATTTATTAATAACATTTGCACTGTTCCTTATATTAAGAATTCCTTTGAATATTTATACAATTCAAGCATTTTTATGAGCAATATTGCTTACTGTTGCTAACACATTTACGATTTTTGGCTCAATAAAAGCAAAAATGAACTTATTTGAAAAAGATGAAGCTCTAAGCAAAGAACAAGTTAGATATGTTTCAAATAGTATCTTCTATGAATCATTTAAAAATAATTTATTCTTATTGATTGCTTCAGCATTAGTGTTCATAACTCTTTTAGCATTTGTTGGCGCTATTGACATATTTACAAGCGTAATAATGTTAATTCTTGTGATTGTTGCCATTTATTCAACATTATTTGTTGGTGTAGCAGTATGGAGTAAACTAGAAGAAAGACGGCAAATAAGGATTCAGCACAGAATTGATACAAAATATTGAGTGTTTCCAAACGAACCTTCTGAACAAGTCTTTCCAGGAATTAATAATTATTTAGCATAAAAAATTCACCACTATTGTGGTGTTTTTTTATATAATAGATATCCACACTTTTTGTATTTGATTGGAGGCCATTATGTTTTACTTAATCAATAAACCTAAAGGCTGTTCATCTTTTGCAGTGATTAATTCATTTGCCAAAGAAAATAAGATCAAAAAAATAGGTCACACAGGAACGCTTGATCCATTAGCTTCAGGTTTATTGCTAGTAGCCACTGATGAAGATACAAAATTAATTCCTTACATTAAACACAATAATAAGGCTTATATAACTACTATTCAATTTGGAAAACAAACTGATACATATGATTCAGAAGGCACAGTTATTAATCATTCCGAAGTTAAAGTAGGCCAAAGTGATGTTCAAAAGATAACTAGCTGATTAAATAGTCAAAGCGAACAAATCCCGCCATCTTATAGTGCAAAAAAAGTAAATGGCGCAAAGAGCTATGAATTAGCCAGAAAAGGAAAAAGCATAGAGCTTAAACCGCAAAGTATCAAAGTGTTTGATTCAAAAGTACTTAGTTTTAACAGTGAACTTCAGCAGGCAGTTGTATATATGAACGTTTCAAAGGGCGCATATATAAGAAGTTTAGTAAATGACTTAGGAATATTTTTAAATACTTATGCTTATATGAGCGAGCTAGATAGAGTCAAAGTCGGCGAGCTTGATATAGATTTATTAAAAGGCAAAAGTTTTATTGACGTAAGCAACTATGCTTTATTTTCACTCCCATTTTATGAGCCAACATATGCAGAAATTAGACATTTAAAAAATGGCATAAGTATACTTAATAACAAAAGAATCAAAAATGGCGAATATATTTTAAAAACTAATCAAATCAACTGAGGAATTGTTAGTGTTGATAGTGATTTAATTAAAGTCAAAAGAATATTTGGCAACAGAATTAAAGAAGTTGAACAAGGAGAAGCAAATGACTAGAGTTGAAATACAAAACAACATCAAGGCAGCAGCTTTTGATATTGATGGAACATTATTAGAACATGGCAACTTACAATTTAATGAAACCGTTTTAAACACATTTAAACAGCTAAAGTCTAAAGGCATAACAACCATTTTAGCATCAGCCAGGGAGTTTGTAACTATAGGTCAATTACTAAATAAATCTAACCACATTGACTATTTTATAGGCGCAAACGGAGCATTTGTTTATGATGTGCAAAACAAAAAAATTATTTATGAAAAAATCATAAAATACAATGAGCTAAAAGTTTTGTACTCAGAATTTTCTAATTTTAGCCACTGTGAAAACTTTTTGCTAACTGACATTAATTATGGTTTTAAATCTCCTAATATGAAAATTGAATCTTGATTTTTAAAGCCACATAGTGACAAAATAATTGATATGGACTTTAATAAAGTTGACAAAAATCATATGCACATTATTGCCTTAGGCACTAAAAGCGAAGAAGATTCAAGTAAGTGTGCTGAAAAAGCTAGAGAACTAATCAAACAACACAATATGAATTTAGAAATAACAGCAAGATGAAGCAAGGGAGTATTTATTGGGCCTAAAAACTCAACTAAGTCGTCAACACTTAAATGGTTATGTGAATATTTGAATATTAACAGAGACAAAAATTTAATTGCTTTTGGCGATAGCTCTAATGATTATGAAATGTTAAGAGATGCTGCATATGGTGTAGCAATGATGAGAGCAAATAGCTGAGTTAAAAGTGTTGCTAATGATGTCACATTAGATTGCGAACATAATGGGGTTTACTTAAAGTTAAAAGAATTAGGGTTAGTGTTTTAATTCATAAGAAACAAAATATATAATTTAAATTATGAGTTTTAATGTTTATAGTTTCAATAATTTGCCAAAGTTTAATGACCCAATATATTTAATTGGCGTATTTGAAAGTTTTCATCTAGGCCACAATTTTTTATATGAGAAAGCTAAAGAAATAAAAGGGAATTCAAACAGAGACATTGTTATTGTATTTTTTAGAGATATTGAAAACATGTTTAAAAATAAAAATGGCTACATTTTTACAGACTTTGAAAATCGCATTCAAGAGTTTGCTAATTTAGGTTTTGCTCAAGGAATATATCTTGAATTTGAAAAATTATGAGCTTTAGAAGCAAATCTTTTTTTAGAAAAATTATTTAAAAATCAAGATGGATTAATTGACGTTGTAGTTGGCAAGGACTTTCGCTTTGGGCTTAATGCAAAAGGCAATCTTGACACTATTAAAGAAACAATTGGCGAGAAAAATGTTCATTCAGTAGACATTGTAAAAATAGGAGAAAATATCAAAGTTTCAACAACTTTTTTAAAATCTTGCATTGAAATTGGCGATATTGAACTAGTTAATTCATTAAATTTATATACATACTCATTTAGTGCATATATAACTTTTAACGATATAACTAAGTCAATTAAGTTAACAACTGATAGTAATATTATTCCTTTAAAAGATGGCATATATTTAAGTTATGTTGAGATCAATGAAATGACTTATTATGCTGTTTTAAAGGCAAATATAGATAATTATGAAATTAAATTTCTTGATTTTGAATTAAAGGATAATGTGGCTAACTTAAAATCAAGAATAAAAATACTAAAATCATTAAGATTCATTTCTTCACTTGAAGATGATATGATCTTAAATTCTGACATAGTTAATGCTAAAAAAATTCTACTTAATGATAGTAATAATGGTAAAATTTAAAAGCAATTTAATTTACAACAATGCAATTTTATACTTGGTTTAATTAAATAATTAAAACTAGGGTAAAACATATTTATGTATGGAGAACTAAAATGATTACAAAAGAACAAAAAGCTCAAATTGTTGCTAAATATGGAGCTAACAAGAAAGATACAGGAAATATCTTTGTCCAAATAGCTATTCTAACTGCTGAAATTGAAGACTTAAAACCTCACTTTTTAGCAAATCCAAAAGACAATCACTCAAGACGTGGTTTTATTGCAAAAATTACAAAAAGAAGAATTTT
This sequence is a window from Mycoplasmopsis agalactiae PG2. Protein-coding genes within it:
- the ruvB gene encoding Holliday junction branch migration DNA helicase RuvB, translating into MNQLLLRPTSFKEFIGQKKLIITLKAMIDGSLHRNEVLDHILFYGPPGTGKTTLASLIGNELNKRVHYLQGALLEKKSDVLSVFANVNENDIVFIDEIHSINRAVEEIIYNAMEDFKIDLIIGPEGNSKVMRMNLKPFTLVGATTKLNLLSQPFKDRFGLLARLSQYSNEEIVKILQNSKKKLKVETDSDVLMLLAKYSRNTPRIANHLLKRAYDFSLKNNQSIIDAKTTYLTFKHLELFDLGLNKEHIEYLSLLSNSFYDKFVSIDAISGILNMSKENLINDIEPYLLYLQLIEKSPRGRRITTKGVDYLIRNNLNIYT
- a CDS encoding YcsE-related riboflavin metabolism phosphatase, whose protein sequence is MTRVEIQNNIKAAAFDIDGTLLEHGNLQFNETVLNTFKQLKSKGITTILASAREFVTIGQLLNKSNHIDYFIGANGAFVYDVQNKKIIYEKIIKYNELKVLYSEFSNFSHCENFLLTDINYGFKSPNMKIESWFLKPHSDKIIDMDFNKVDKNHMHIIALGTKSEEDSSKCAEKARELIKQHNMNLEITARWSKGVFIGPKNSTKSSTLKWLCEYLNINRDKNLIAFGDSSNDYEMLRDAAYGVAMMRANSWVKSVANDVTLDCEHNGVYLKLKELGLVF
- a CDS encoding FAD synthase yields the protein MSFNVYSFNNLPKFNDPIYLIGVFESFHLGHNFLYEKAKEIKGNSNRDIVIVFFRDIENMFKNKNGYIFTDFENRIQEFANLGFAQGIYLEFEKLWALEANLFLEKLFKNQDGLIDVVVGKDFRFGLNAKGNLDTIKETIGEKNVHSVDIVKIGENIKVSTTFLKSCIEIGDIELVNSLNLYTYSFSAYITFNDITKSIKLTTDSNIIPLKDGIYLSYVEINEMTYYAVLKANIDNYEIKFLDFELKDNVANLKSRIKILKSLRFISSLEDDMILNSDIVNAKKILLNDSNNGKI
- the secDF gene encoding protein translocase subunit SecDF, whose translation is MSNFITNIKTFFKKLFSPNNWKRWLLLSISIIGIICAIVCGAFFAIFKQTNRSIEYGEGIRYQVEARVKSDNGDLPASAKVLNDIGQSLKYRFSSTNDSSTNVAVIGNGIIQVTRNKPLSDSEKQAEFESSIIKKSSLVVTDINMNPLFINGRFADPKTIDKDKLKIDYSEIEKYAVPLKTDSATVRFNPIASRYQVLAELEDNQAILEWQKATEYISKQPERIMFMWTNLDELYRFANTPLFKKDWEAAQGNAANFTFVGNRPWDPQLRKLNTIKKSQFDGSKYLVNITEIDRPLNDKNFVISTTDSKKSTSDALASSINFGSNKNLNLRIFGEPVLFSKEKSEFKFNYIWIALAVAFSLVSLMLMVNYGLLGSLSVISMALYIFLTLLMFTVLRGEYSPSSFAGLFASLIINLIPIFTSFNKFQSEIYKGESKVKKAYKTALNANFISSLDMYIGTLILSIIFFFLGTPNAQGFSIMITFGSIFGIIVILIINRYLTFLAVNTDVFDKKVSLLGIIAKKIGKFNTEAKYKKINYVNKSKLTVIAPVLLIFGAIITLATLGAINKDVWSAFNLTGLFAEASRVNINIEFNKFGIILGLSVIAIIIYSLIRFKWTYSIAIVITLIQNLLITFALFLILRIPLNIYTIQAFLWAILLTVANTFTIFGSIKAKMNLFEKDEALSKEQVRYVSNSIFYESFKNNLFLLIASALVFITLLAFVGAIDIFTSVIMLILVIVAIYSTLFVGVAVWSKLEERRQIRIQHRIDTKYWVFPNEPSEQVFPGINNYLA
- the truB gene encoding tRNA pseudouridine(55) synthase TruB, whose translation is MFYLINKPKGCSSFAVINSFAKENKIKKIGHTGTLDPLASGLLLVATDEDTKLIPYIKHNNKAYITTIQFGKQTDTYDSEGTVINHSEVKVGQSDVQKITSWLNSQSEQIPPSYSAKKVNGAKSYELARKGKSIELKPQSIKVFDSKVLSFNSELQQAVVYMNVSKGAYIRSLVNDLGIFLNTYAYMSELDRVKVGELDIDLLKGKSFIDVSNYALFSLPFYEPTYAEIRHLKNGISILNNKRIKNGEYILKTNQINWGIVSVDSDLIKVKRIFGNRIKEVEQGEAND